In a single window of the Rhineura floridana isolate rRhiFlo1 chromosome 3, rRhiFlo1.hap2, whole genome shotgun sequence genome:
- the LOC133381485 gene encoding zinc finger protein 420-like, producing the protein MDFPEAERTPLDPRQRPLGDGIMSARPTKSYPLSGGVSGGGEAVAIAPDQNPVSLEDVAVQFTEEEWALLNPDQRALHSEVMEGICGTLSCLEDDEWKAKRKGEPCGQERWKRDRSENREEQRRKPEAEEKRRNKSCASQGSGYHKTAIREKTDQGRKRNKYFHCSKSLNSKRKCKKAHYKNQKREKAYQCLKCERRFSCKASLILHQRMHTGEKPYKCLEYGKSFRQKRNLNSHQRIHTGEEPYKCLECGKSFRWKEQLAAHQSNHTGEKPYKCLECGKRFRWKHLLTAHQNVHTGQKPYKCLECGKSFCQNSNLTSHQRMHTGEKPYKCLECGKSFRRKTHLTCHQRIHTGEKPYKCLECRKSFICKEQLTPHQRIHTGEKPYKCLECGKSFSWKQQLTAHQSVHTGEKPYECLECGKCFTRNYSLTLHQSIHTGEKPYKCLECGKSFSWKDQLTADQSIHTGEKPYKCLECGKSFSRKQKLTAHQSIHTGEKPYKCLECGKSFHQKINLTSHQRTHTGEKPYKCLECGKSFSWKQQLTAHQSVHTGEKPYKCLECGKSFRQKTNLTSHQRIHTGEKPYKCLECGKSFTRNSSLTLHQSIHTGEKPYKCLECGKSFSWKEQLTAHQSIHTGEKPYKCLECGKSFRQKKNLTSHQRIHTGEKPYKCLECGKSFSSKQKLTAHQSIHTGEKPYKCLECGKSFRQKTNLTSHQRIHTGEKPYKCLECGKSFSWKVQLTAHQSIHTGEKAYKCLECGKSFSQKRNLTSHQRIHTGEKPYKCLECGKSFSRKQKLTDHQSIHIGEKPYKCLECGKSFSQKTHLTSHQRIHTGEKPYKCLECGKSFSWKEQLTAHQSIHTGEKPYKCLECGNSFSQKRNLTSHQRIHTGEKPYKCLECGKSFSRKQKLTDHQSIHTGEKPYKCLECGKCFRHKTNLTSHQRIHTGEKPYKCLECGKSFRRKQQLTAHQSIHTGEKPYKCLECGKSFTRKQQLTAHQSIHTGEKP; encoded by the exons ATGGATTtccctgaggcagagaggacTCCATTGGACCCCAGGCAGAGGCCGCTGG GGGATGGAATCATGTCGGCAAGACCTACTAAATCATATCCCCTTTCTGGTGGAGTTTCTGGTGGAGGAGAAGCTGTTGCTATCGCCCCAGATCAG AATCCAGTGTCtttggaggatgtggctgtgcagttcacggaagaggagtgggctttgctgaatcctgaccagagagctctgcatagcgaAGTCATGGAGGGGATTTGTGGGACTCTGTCCTGTCTTG AAGATGATGAGTGGAAAGccaagaggaagggagaaccATGTGGGCAAGAGAGATGGAAAAGAGACAGATCTGAAAACAGGGAAGagcagagaaggaaacctgaagcagaagagaaaaggaggaatAAATCTTGCGCTTCTCAGGGCAGTGGCTACCATAAAACTGCCATCCGAGAAAAAACAGatcaaggaagaaaaagaaataaatattttcattgttCGAAAAGTCTGAATTCTAAAAGAAAGTGTAAAAAAGCCCACTACAAAAACCAGAAAAGGGAGAAAGCATATCAATGTTTGAAATGTGAAAGGAGGTTTAGCTGCAAGGCAAGTCtcattttgcatcaaagaatgcacaccggtgagaaaccatataagtgcttagaatatggaaagagcttccgtcagaagAGAAATCTGaattcccatcaaagaattcacactggagagGAACCATATAagtgtttggaatgtggaaagagcttcaggtggaaagAACAACTCGCTGCCCACCAAAGtaatcacactggggagaaaccatataaatgtttggaatgtgggaagagATTCCGCTGGAAACACTTACTCACTGCCCACCAAAATGTTCACACCGggcagaaaccatataagtgcctagaatgtggaaagagcttctgtcagaatagcaatctgacttcccatcaaagaatgcacactggagagaaaccatataagtgcttggaatgtggaaagagctttcgtcGGAAGACACATCTGActtgccatcaaagaattcacacgggtgagaaaccgtataaatgcttggaatgtagaAAGAGCTTCATTTGCAAAGAGCAACTCActccccatcaaagaattcacaccggagagaaaccatataagtgcttagaatgtggaaagagcttcagttggaaacagcaactcactgcccatcaaagtgttcacactggggagaagccgtatgaatgcctggaatgtggaaagtgctttacTAGAAATTactctctcactttgcatcaaagtattcacactggggagaaaccatataagtgcttagaatgtggaaagagcttcagttggaaagaCCAACTCACTGCCGATCAAAgcattcacactggggagaaaccatataagtgcttagaatgtggaaagagcttcagtaggaaacagaaactcactgcccatcaaagtattcacactggagagaagccatataagtgcttagaatgtggaaaaagcttccatCAGAAGATaaatctgacttcccatcaaagaactcacactggggagaaaccatataagtgcttagaatgtggaaagagcttcagttggaaacagcaactcactgcccatcaaagtgttcacactggggagaaaccatataagtgcttagaatgtggaaagagcttccgtcagaagacaaatctgacttcccatcaaagaattcacactggggagaagccatataagtgcttagaatgtggaaagagcttcactagaaattcctctctcactttgcatcaaagtattcacactggggagaaaccatataagtgcttagaatgtggaaagagcttcagttggaaagagcaactcactgcccatcaaagtattcacactggggagaaaccatataagtgcttagaatgtggaaagagcttccgtcagaagaaaaatctgacttcccatcaaagaattcacactggggagaaaccatataagtgcttagaatgtggaaagagcttcagtagcaAACAgaaactcactgcccatcaaagtattcacactggggagaaaccatataagtgcttagaatgtggaaagagcttccgtcagaagacaaatctgacttcccatcaaagaattcacactggggagaaaccatataagtgcttagaatgtggaaagagcttcagttggaaagtgcaactcactgcccatcaaagtattcacactggggagaaagcatataagtgcttggaatgtggaaagagcttcagtcagaagagaaatctgacttcccatcaaagaattcacactggggagaaaccatataagtgcttagaatgtggaaagagcttcagtaggaaacagaaACTCACtgaccatcaaagtattcacattggggagaaaccatataagtgcttagaatgtggaaagagcttcagtcagaagacacatctgacttcccatcaaagaattcacactggggagaaaccatataagtgcttagaatgtggaaagagcttcagttggaaagagcaactcactgcccatcaaagtattcacactggggagaaaccatataagtgcttagaatgtggaaacagCTTCAGTCAGAAGAGaaatctgacttcccatcaaagaattcacactggggagaaaccatataagtgcttagaatgtggaaagagcttcagtaggaaacagaaACTCACtgaccatcaaagtattcacactggggagaaaccatataagtgcttagaatgtggaaagtgcttccgTCACAAGACaaatctgacttcccatcaaagaattcacactggggagaaaccatataagtgcttagaatgtggaaagagcttccgtaggaaacagcaactcactgcccatcaaagtattcacactggggagaaaccatataagtgcttagaatgtggaaagagcttcactaggaaacagcaactcactgcccatcaaagtattcacactggggagaagccatag